CCCCCCCTTCGCCCATACTAGCTGACGCGACCCCGGGCGAACGTACCAATCGAACGCAGCACGCAGCCACGCAGCCACGCAGCCACTCCGCCATCCTCACGCGACCGCTTCGTCGAAGAACGCCGGCAGGTCGATCACGAGCGGCGCCGCCATCCCGTCCGGGTGCCACTCGACGAGCACCTCGCCCGGGTCGGCGACGCCGCGCCACCGCGACAGGTTGCGCGCCTCGGCGTTCAGCACCCAGTACTCGGGGACGCCGTTCGCGAGATACAGCTCGCGCTTCGTGTGATAGTCGTACGACGGGTTGCTCGGTGACGGGACCTCGACCGCGAGCAGGAGGTCGGACATCTCGTACGGGTACGGCGCCCGACGGCCGTCCACGAGCCGGACGACGAACACGTCGGGCTGGACGCGATTGCGCCGGCGGTCGCCACGCCGGACATCGGACGGCGACACCATTGGGCGCCCGACGCCGGAGCCGCGGAGATACGTCCGCAGCAGCATGTACAGGTCGCCCACGACGTCCTGGTGTGCTTCGCCAGGCACCGGCGTCACGTGCAGATCGCCGTCGATGATCTCGTAGCGCTGGCCGTCGTCCGGCAGCGCGTCGAGCATGTCGACCGTCCACTCCGCGTGGGTCGCAGGCATGGCCATAGGTACGCGCCTCGACGTGAGGTGGGCAAGCGAGCATGAGGCCCCGCTCGTGCCGCGCGTCCGGCCGCACCGCATCGAATCGTCGCGGCCGGGTCGCAGAAAACGCCGAATGGGGTTATCCTCAAAGACTACAATCACTTGCGTCGTACCAGCCCCATGCCGTATCCCACCGATCCGAACGTCCTCGAAGGCCAGACCCTCGCCGAGCGCGCCCGTGAGGCCGCCGAGCTCCTGGAGTCCATCCTCGCCGACCGCGGCCTGCTGGCCAGCCTGAGCGAGGAGGACCGCACCCGGCTGCTCGCTGCCGCCGGCCAGGTGTCGCGTCCCGACGCGGTCTCGCGGCGCCAGCTCGTGAAGGAGGCGAAGCGGCAGCGCAAGCAGGACAAGGTGCGTCGCGCGGAGTCCGTCCTCACCGAGACCGGCATCCGCCGCGCGC
This DNA window, taken from Gemmatirosa kalamazoonensis, encodes the following:
- a CDS encoding Uma2 family endonuclease — translated: MPATHAEWTVDMLDALPDDGQRYEIIDGDLHVTPVPGEAHQDVVGDLYMLLRTYLRGSGVGRPMVSPSDVRRGDRRRNRVQPDVFVVRLVDGRRAPYPYEMSDLLLAVEVPSPSNPSYDYHTKRELYLANGVPEYWVLNAEARNLSRWRGVADPGEVLVEWHPDGMAAPLVIDLPAFFDEAVA